GGGGCACGTAGTGCTGGAACAGGGGGCCCCACTCGGTGAAGTTGTTGTCCCCGAAGAAGtagagggtgtctggggggaCACGGGAGGCTGAGTCCGGTGAGGACCGGGGAGCCTCGGGGGCGGGGCGGCTCTACCCACCACTGCCCAGCCGGGCCGGGTCCTGCGGCTGCAGAAGCCGCTCCACGTACTCCTGGAACGGCACATCCACTGCGGGAACAGGCGCGGTGAGCGGGGGCAGCGGCAgggccggggcgggcgcggccccCGGGCTCACCTTTGCGGTACGAGTAGGTGTTGGCCGTGCTGAGCCGCACCAGGAGCGGCCCGAAGGCCGCCAGCAGCTTCTCCCGGGAGCACAGGGCGCGAAAAGCCTGGGCATGGAGCACAGGGCCGGGGTGGTGCCGCCGCTCCCGGGCACCGCGGGCCCGTCACCGCCCCGGCCGCTCCCGCACTCACCGAGTTGTCCGTGACCCCGTCCAGGATCACCGGCCGGGAGAAGGCGAACCTGGGGAGCGTCCAGCGGGGTCCAGCGGGAgcaccggccccggccccgacTCATCCGTGGGGCACCGGCCCCGGCTTCACCCCCGCGTTCTCGCCCCTCCAAGCCCCCAGACCCTCCCGGTTATCCCGCCCCGGCCCCCCGTACCGCTGCAGGAACAGGGAGTGGGTGAGGGAGGCGCCGACCCGCTCCACGGTGCACCGCTCCTCCTCCGGCACCGAGCCCGCCAGCCTGCAACGGGAGGCTCCGctcggccccggccccggccccgcgcccggccccggccccggcccccctGGCTCACCATCCGCCGCCCGGGCCGGTGCCGCGGGCGGGCCGTGCCCagcgcagcagcagcagcggcagcagcagccgcgcCGCCATCGGCACCGGGACTACGACCCCCGGCATGCACCGCGCGCACGCCCTACGGGGCCCGCTGGGGGCCAGGCCTTAAAGTGGCAACATAGCGGTGGGCCATCTCCCGCCTTAAAGGGGCCTCTCGGCATAGAGGGAGCACCACCACAGTGGggggcccagcccagcccccgGGGCAGCGACCCCCGGCCCCAAGTGGGGTCCAGCCCCACCCTCGGGGCCGCCGCATCCAAAGACAACAGTCATGGCTTGGTTCAgctgttggtttgttttaattcagtaCAAAATGGCCGGGTGGGGGGGACACCCCGAGCCCTTATTTACACAAATAAATAGAGGGAGGGAGGCGCGCGGGGTACCAGGCAGGAGCCTTGTCCGCCCCTTGCCCCATCTGGCTGCTGCCCCCCTCGGGCTCAGGTGTACTCGCAGAGGTGGCCGCAGCCCgcggggcagtgggagctggtCTCCAGCCACTTCATGATGTGCTGGAGGTGGCCGCcgtggctgcagccctggcaccacaCAAAGAGCCCCTTCACCACGTGGTGACACACGGCACACATGCTGGCACACTGCCGACACCTGCCCGGAGAGAAACCGGTGAGCgtgggcagggagagccctCAGCAGGCACCACGGGGGAACACGGgcccccagcccaccctcctgcccctgcagtCCCTCTGGGACCCCCTTTGCTgagctgtccccagctgtgTGCCCTCACCTGTCGCAGATCCAGCCCCTGTTGCTCATGGGCCGCTTGCAGTTGCTGCAGTTGACGTGCAGGGTGGTGGAAGCCTGGTTGAGGCAGTTGATGGCACGGCATGTGCTCAGCTTGATCACCTCATTGGAGATGTTCCAGAGCTGGAAGCGCTGCAGCAGGTCGATGTAGGACGTGTACCAGTGCTCCTGGGGATGGCCAGAGACAGCTGAGCCCTGACATCCACCCTGAGACCCTCTcaggatcccagccctgcctccaaAAGGCAAGAGCCATGCTTGAATCACAGCCCCAGGCAGCTTCAGGCTTAGGGTAGAGTGGCTGGAAaatgcccagtggaaaaggacttgggggtcaacagtggctgaacatgagccaggtgtgcccagaCAGGCAGGAAAGCCAATGGCACCTGGACTGCACCAGCACTGATGTGCCCAGGGCAGCGAtttccccctgtgctggcactgctgaggcacctccagtcctggggacacttctgggcccctcatgacaagaaagacatggaaagGCTgtagctgggaaggggctggagcagcaggagcagctgagggagcggcgggggctcagcctggagaaaaggaggcacaGGGGGGActttcttgctctctgcaactccctgccaggaggggggagcccGGGGGGGTGGTGGGCTGGGAAcaaggacaggaggagaggggagggccTCAGGCTGttccagggcaggtttgggttaGATATTGGGAAAACTTCTTCACTATAAGGGTGGCCAGGCCCTGGTAcagggcagtgatggagtcactctctctggagggatttaaaagccatgtggatgtggtgcttggggacatgggttagtggtggccttggcagcacTGAGGGAATGAATAGGTTTGATGATTTTGGAcggcttttccagcctaaaggattccatgattctatgatccctGTGGTGGGAGAACAGCTCTGCAATACTGGGGAACAGCATCCTTCCCCAAATCAACAGGCCAGGCCATTTCCCCACCCTGGCCTTGCAGACACCACCTCAAGTCCTTGCCAGCactggaggcagggcaggtaCTCAAGGTCCT
This genomic window from Pithys albifrons albifrons isolate INPA30051 chromosome 16, PitAlb_v1, whole genome shotgun sequence contains:
- the JMJD8 gene encoding jmjC domain-containing protein 8, with the translated sequence MPGVVVPVPMAARLLLPLLLLRWARPARGTGPGGGWLAGSVPEEERCTVERVGASLTHSLFLQRFAFSRPVILDGVTDNSAFRALCSREKLLAAFGPLLVRLSTANTYSYRKVDVPFQEYVERLLQPQDPARLGSDTLYFFGDNNFTEWGPLFQHYVPPPFRIPGTSPAYSFGIAGSGSGVPFHWHGPGFSEVIFGRKRWFLYPPDKTPHFHPNETTLAWLQHTYPTLPSGQRPLECTLRPGEVLYFPDRWWHATLNLDTSVFISTFLG